Proteins co-encoded in one Pan paniscus chromosome 23, NHGRI_mPanPan1-v2.0_pri, whole genome shotgun sequence genomic window:
- the LOC129393021 gene encoding breakpoint cluster region protein-like, whose product MMTSLNCARTRVPGAPCDHLGRGLWLVVTQRSNPLPPAALSDPVAKKSCMFNLLLSLPEANLLTFLFLLDHLERVAEKEAVNKMSLHNLATVFGPTLLWPSEKESKLPANPNQPITMTDSRSLEVMSQIQIPNKMLECNPWTVRVLAAFGLPLSAWLRCSQEWVLKSLENRIRGGLGRGQA is encoded by the exons ATGATGACAAGCCTAAACTGCGCAAGGACTCGTGTCCCGGGTGCTCCATGTGACCACCTCGGGAGAGGTCTCTGGCTTGTTGTAACCCAGAGGAGTAACCCACTGCCTCCTGCAGCTCTTTCAGACCCAGTTGCAAAGAAGAGCTGCATGTTCAACCTGTTGTTGTCCCTGCCGGAGGCCAACCTGCtcaccttccttttccttctagaCCACCTGGAAAG GGTGGCAGAGAAGGAGGCAGTCAATAAGATGTCCCTGCACAACCTCGCCACTGTCTTTGGCCCCACGCTGCTCTGGCCCTCCGAGAAGGAGAGCAAGCTCCCTGCCAACCCCAACCAGCCCATCACCATGACTGACAGCAGGTCCTTGGAGGTCATGTCCCAG ATCCAGATACCTAATAAGATGCTGGAATGTAATCCCTGGACAGTCCGTGTCCTGGCAGCATTTGGTCTTCCTCTAAGCGCCTGGCTCCGCTGTTCTCAGGAGTGGGTTCTGAAGTCTCTGGAGAACAGGATACGTGGAGGGTTAGGAAGGGGCCAGGCCTAG